Genomic DNA from Pigmentiphaga litoralis:
GGAACTTCGATACCGAGAACCGCAAGTCCTTCGGCAAGGCGGGTCCACAAGATGTGCCACCCCCCACCCGGTTCGCGCCCGACGCCATCACCGCAGGCGTCATCGACGAGGTCAACACGCGCTTTGCGGACCACCCCGGTTCGCTTGCGTCATTCGCCTGGCCGATGACGCGCCCCCAGGCGCTGCAGGCCTTGCAGGACTTCGTGTCGCAACGCCTGCCCGACTTCGGCACGCACCAGGACGCCATGTGGACGCATGAGCCCTGGCTGTATCACTCGCATCTGTCGTCATCCCTCAACCTGAAGCTGCTGACGGCGCGGGAAGTGGTCCAGGCGGCGGTTGACGCATGGCAGGCGGGACAGGCCCCGCTGGCATCGGTGGAAGGCTTCGTGCGGCAGATCCTGGGCTGGCGCGAATACGTGCGCGGGGTGTACTGGACGCAGATGCCCGGCTATGTGGACCGGAATGAACTGCAGGCCACGCGCGATCTGCCTGCCTTCTATTGGACCGGTGATACCGACATGGCGTGCCTGCGTGCCGCGATCGGCCAGACGCTGGAACACGGCTACGCGCATCATATCCAGCGGCTGATGGTGACCGGCCTGTACGCGATGATGTTGGGCGTGCGGCCGCGCGAGGTGCACTACTGGTATCTGGCGGTGTATGTCGATGCCGTGGAATGGGTCGAGATGCCCAACACGCTAGGCATGAGCCAGTACGCCGATGGCGGGTTGATGGGCAGCAAGCCCTATGTGGCCAGCGGCCGCTACATCGACCGCATGAGCAACTACTGCAAGGGCTGCCGCTTCGACCCGACCGTGTCGACCGGCGCCAGGGCCTGCCCGTTCACAACGCTGTACTGGGACTTCCTGTTGCGGCACGAAGCCAGATTGCAGACCAACGAGCGCATGATCATGCCGCTGAAGCATCTGGAACGCCTGGATGCGGAACAACGCGAAGCGGTCCGCATGCAGGCCGACCTGCACCGCGCGTCGGTCGGCGCGATTGAGCGCGATCAGGATTGACGGCGGTCAATGACTGCGTTCAATCATGGATCGCAGTCATTCCCTGCACCTATCGCCCGGCCATCAACAACTGCGCCAGCACCGCCGGCGGCTGCGCGCCACTGACGTCATTCCAGCCGACACGAAAGTGCGGCACGGCATCGATGCCGTCCTGGTGCGCCTGGGTTTCCTCGGCCACCACCTCGGCTTCCCCTTCATTTCCCGCCAGAAAAGCCCGCACCGCCACCACGTCATAGCCCTGCTTTTCTGCGATGTCTGCAAGCACGTCGGGGCTGCCGATGTTGCGGCCTTCCTGGAAGTACGCCGAGTAGATCGCATCATGCAGCTGCACCCGCTGCGCTGCATTCCCTTGCGATTCGGCAAAGCGGATCAAGCGGTGCGCCAGCCTTGAGTTGGGCGTGACCTCCATCTTGTCGAACGCAAACACGGCGCCTGCTTTTTCACCCGCGCGTGCAACCTGCGCGTCCAGCGCCTGCGACCGTTCCCAGCTGCCGAACTTGCGCGTGCGGTAGTCACGCCGGGCAATGCCTTCAGGGGGAAGGCCGGGGTTCAACTCGAAAGGATGGAAGTGCAGGGCGACCCGATCGGCCATGCCGGTCTGCGCCAACGCCGAACGCAGGTGGTGATGGCCAATCCAGCACCAGGGGCAGACAAAGTCGTAGGTGATATGGACATCGAGCAGATCGGACATGGCGTTCTCCATTACTTCACGTTCGTTCATGACATCGCGTGCGTCGTCAGCGCGCGGCTCGTACCGCATTGCGATTCACTTGGGCCGGCGCAGCTTGAACAGACCTTCGGGCAGGACTTCAAAATAGTCCGCCGGACCGCCCGCACGGAGCACGTGGCCGGCATGGGCCGTGTCGTAGATGCCTTCCCGCAGGCTGGACGGCGCGATGTGGATACCGACCACTTCACCCAGCACCAGCCAGGTCTCGACCTTCTCGCCTGCCGCACTCTGCAACTGGATCAGTTGTGACAGCCGGCATTCGAAGGACACCGGACTTTCGGCGACTCGGGGTACGCCCACGACTTGCGACGCAGCCGGGGTCAGGCCCGCCAACGCAAACTCGTCGACGTCGGGCGCGACCATCGCCGACGTCGCATTCATGCGCTCGACCAACGGACGGGTCACCAGATTCCAGCAGAACTCGCCGGTGGCTTCGATGTTATGCAGGCTGTCTTTGGACCCGATGCTGGCAAAGCCCACGATCGGCGGCGTGTAGTTGAACGCGTTGAAGAAACTGTAGGGCGCCAGGTTCAGTACGCCTTGCGTCGATCGCGACGAGACCCAGCCGATGGGACGGGGGCCGACGATGGCGTTGAACGGATCATGCGGCAGCCGGTGGCCCTGCGCGGGTTCATAGAAGTGCATGTCTTCTGACACAGAAGTCCTCTTGCTAGTCAGGTGACGCATGCGGGTGATGCCGATGCGCGCGGAGATAGGGAGTGTGGCAATGAGCTTAGCACCGGCCCATTCGAAGGCGCTGGATGGGAGCGCAGGAATGACTTTACGAAATGCGAAGCGGTGGCTGTGCGCGAACGCCGTGAATTTCAGGCGACGTCTGGTCGATATTCCGGCGCGGAATACCCGCTCGCCTGTTAGTCCGTCGCTGCTACGACCTGGCTGGACCTTTCATGCGCTGGCACGGTGGCGTGTTCTGGTCGTGTTTCAGTACCGATCCGCTCCGTCTTCAAGCTTTCCCGGACACGAAGCCACGCGGCATTCAGCTGGAACCCGTCAAAACCTGGCCTGTGGATAAGCTCTAGCAAGGGCGTCTGTGCACAAGGTGTTGAGCCTTTCTGAACAAGCCGCTTTCCAAAGCCTTCGCAAAAAGTTGTCCAAGATTGTGTGCAGCAGATGACCGGGGTTGTGCGCCGTCGCGATCCGGTCCAAGACCTTGATTGCAAAGCGGAATTCCGGGTTGTTCAAGTTATCCACAGCCTCCTATTAGCTGCCACTATGTAAATACATAGTTATTCATGGAACACCGCTAGCTTTCCAGAACGAGAAGGATGGGTGCGTTCACAGAAGCAGATGCCAGGAAAAAGTCGGAGCAGAAGCCATGCAGAACGACACGTTCTGTATGCGCTTGGATCGCTGGTTCGGTTCAACCAGCGTCAGGAAGAGCAGACAAATTGCTCAAAGTTTGTGCATATCGCCATGAATTAAGTGAATGATGCTTAAAAAGTGGGCATTCGCGGGTTGATCGCCGACTTATGAACAACAAGATCCGGCGTCTGGCAGCGGAAATGGCGTCGCTGACTCACCGTTTTCTCGGAATTCGGGTGGCTTCAGAAAGGTCGCCGCCCGATTTCGTTGCTGTCTGACTGGCAAAAACAACGCCTCATTTCGAGTCAGAAAATTTTTTTTGCTGGGAAGCAATAATTTTCGCCTGTGGATAACGCCTAGGGAGAGCGTCTGTGCACAAGCTGTTGATGCGTTCTGCACAAACCGGTTTTGGCGTCCTTCGCAAAAAGTTGTTCATGTTCACGCCGCAGTAAACAGTCGACTTTCAAGGGTAAAAACAAGCTTGCAAGTCATTGATTTTGCTAAGCATTTGATGGTTGTTCCACTTATCCACAGACACTTACTATCTGTGTGCTATCTGTACAGATAGCTTTGAGTAATTCAACACATGCCTTCGCTCCACAGGGCTGTCCGGAACACCGGCGTGGCCGATGGACAAGGCCGAATCGTTCCGGCATCCTTCAGGCTTCGCATCTCGGAAAGGATGCGTTGTCGAGGGAACTGGACTTCCTTCGCCAAGTTGCAAGCACGTGGAATGCACGGTCAAGGTCACCCGTTGGCGATGCCTGGCGATGGTCGGAATGCAGGCGGCCTTGCCTGGATACGAAGCCTGAACTCGGCCAGTTGTGCGCAGTGGCCAGACTGCGTAAAAAGCAGGCAGCGCGCCTTGTGAAGGGGCAGGTTGTTCACAGGCGAAAAAAAACCCGGCGTCGTGCCGGGCAGTGTGTGCAGTGCAGTGTCGCAGTGCAGTCAGACTCTCCGTAGCCGTTCGATGGCCAGATCGAGCGTCTCGGCGCGTTTGGCAAAACAGAATCGAACCAGCTGGCGGTTGGACGTGGCGGCATGCGGGTCGCCATAGAAGGCCGCGATCGGGATGACCGCCACGCCATGGTTCAAAGTCAGCCACCGCGCGAATTCCGCTTCCGGCAGGTCCGACACGGCGCTGTAGTCGGCCATCAGGAAGAAGGTGCCCGGGGAAGGCAGCACCTTGAAGCGCGTCGTGGCCAGGCCAGCAGCCAGCTGATCGCGTTTGGTCTGATAGAAGGCGGGCAGGTCCAGGTAGTGCCGGGGTTCCGCCATGAACACGGCCAGGCCGACCTGCAGCGGCGTTGCGACCGAGAACACCATGAACTG
This window encodes:
- a CDS encoding cryptochrome/photolyase family protein, which gives rise to MTETPLRRLVIVLGDQLDEQASAFDDFDPAQDAVWMAEVTEESTHVWSTKPRIAVFLGAMRHFRQTLVARGITVHYLALSDAGNPGTLQTALTDAILALQPRALGMTAPGDWRVLHALREVARHHQLPLHLSDDRHFFSTVREFADHARTHRPLRMEYWYREMRQRFGILMERGKPAGGRWNFDTENRKSFGKAGPQDVPPPTRFAPDAITAGVIDEVNTRFADHPGSLASFAWPMTRPQALQALQDFVSQRLPDFGTHQDAMWTHEPWLYHSHLSSSLNLKLLTAREVVQAAVDAWQAGQAPLASVEGFVRQILGWREYVRGVYWTQMPGYVDRNELQATRDLPAFYWTGDTDMACLRAAIGQTLEHGYAHHIQRLMVTGLYAMMLGVRPREVHYWYLAVYVDAVEWVEMPNTLGMSQYADGGLMGSKPYVASGRYIDRMSNYCKGCRFDPTVSTGARACPFTTLYWDFLLRHEARLQTNERMIMPLKHLERLDAEQREAVRMQADLHRASVGAIERDQD
- a CDS encoding DsbA family oxidoreductase, which produces MSDLLDVHITYDFVCPWCWIGHHHLRSALAQTGMADRVALHFHPFELNPGLPPEGIARRDYRTRKFGSWERSQALDAQVARAGEKAGAVFAFDKMEVTPNSRLAHRLIRFAESQGNAAQRVQLHDAIYSAYFQEGRNIGSPDVLADIAEKQGYDVVAVRAFLAGNEGEAEVVAEETQAHQDGIDAVPHFRVGWNDVSGAQPPAVLAQLLMAGR
- a CDS encoding flavin reductase family protein, producing MHFYEPAQGHRLPHDPFNAIVGPRPIGWVSSRSTQGVLNLAPYSFFNAFNYTPPIVGFASIGSKDSLHNIEATGEFCWNLVTRPLVERMNATSAMVAPDVDEFALAGLTPAASQVVGVPRVAESPVSFECRLSQLIQLQSAAGEKVETWLVLGEVVGIHIAPSSLREGIYDTAHAGHVLRAGGPADYFEVLPEGLFKLRRPK